In one Thermaerobacter sp. PB12/4term genomic region, the following are encoded:
- a CDS encoding D-alanyl-D-alanine carboxypeptidase family protein, whose amino-acid sequence MGLVESRRARRGRRWRAAAAVVMLAASLATVLGAGTGLPVAGAQAGAPQGSPPAAGAGGEAGLKIQARSALLVDATTGQELFAQNADEPIPPASLAKIMTLDLVFHALEQGQIALDQEVPVSEAAWRLSVQAGLGGPSAMFLEVGERVRIEDLIRGVAIASGNDASTVLAEAVAGSEEAFVQRMNQHAAEIGMKNSVFSNSHGLPGGEQHVTARDMARLALHVLAEHPDILKYTSMKYFEWKDFDPQPNYNRLLFRDDRVDGIKTGHLSEAGYHLVATAREGDRRLVSVVMGAASDALRVGESQRLLDYGFQQFTNTRVAFGENGRQVVPVFKGARSQVTVQPAAPPVVTVPKTAAGEVRSRVELKEPLVAPLERGQRVGTLTIEDAEGRVLRQLPLVTADAVPRGGFFRVMWDSVRLLFRNLFG is encoded by the coding sequence ATGGGGTTGGTTGAATCCCGGCGCGCCCGCCGGGGGCGGCGGTGGAGGGCTGCAGCTGCGGTGGTGATGCTGGCGGCGAGCCTGGCGACGGTGCTGGGAGCTGGGACGGGCCTCCCTGTCGCCGGGGCCCAGGCCGGTGCACCGCAAGGCAGCCCGCCTGCGGCCGGCGCGGGCGGTGAGGCCGGCCTCAAGATCCAGGCCCGTTCCGCCCTGCTGGTGGACGCGACCACCGGCCAGGAGCTTTTCGCCCAGAATGCGGACGAGCCCATCCCGCCGGCCAGCCTGGCCAAGATCATGACCCTGGACCTGGTCTTCCATGCCCTGGAACAGGGCCAGATCGCGCTGGATCAGGAGGTGCCCGTCAGCGAGGCCGCCTGGCGGCTGTCGGTGCAGGCGGGGCTGGGCGGGCCGTCGGCCATGTTCCTGGAGGTGGGGGAGCGGGTCCGCATCGAGGACCTGATCCGGGGCGTGGCCATCGCCTCGGGCAACGACGCCAGCACGGTGCTGGCCGAGGCGGTGGCGGGCAGCGAGGAAGCCTTCGTCCAGCGGATGAACCAGCACGCCGCCGAGATCGGCATGAAGAACTCGGTGTTCAGCAACAGCCACGGCCTGCCCGGGGGCGAGCAGCACGTGACCGCGCGGGACATGGCCCGGCTGGCCCTGCATGTCCTGGCGGAGCACCCCGACATCCTCAAATACACCAGCATGAAGTATTTCGAATGGAAAGATTTTGATCCCCAGCCCAACTACAACCGGCTGCTCTTCCGCGACGACCGGGTGGACGGCATCAAGACCGGCCACCTGTCGGAAGCGGGCTACCACCTGGTGGCTACGGCCCGGGAGGGTGACCGGCGCCTGGTGTCGGTGGTGATGGGAGCGGCCAGCGACGCCTTGCGGGTTGGAGAAAGCCAGCGGCTCCTGGACTACGGGTTCCAGCAGTTCACCAACACCCGGGTGGCCTTTGGCGAGAACGGGCGGCAGGTGGTCCCCGTCTTCAAGGGTGCCCGGTCCCAGGTGACGGTGCAGCCGGCGGCGCCCCCGGTGGTGACCGTACCCAAGACCGCCGCCGGGGAGGTGCGCAGCCGGGTGGAGTTGAAGGAGCCCCTGGTGGCGCCTCTGGAGCGAGGGCAGCGGGTGGGGACCCTGACCATCGAGGATGCAGAGGGCCGGGTGCTGCGCCAGCTGCCCCTGGTCACGGCCGACGCCGTGCCGCGGGGCGGGTTCTTCCGGGTCATGTGGGACAGCGTGCGCCTGCTCTTCCGCAACCTCTTCGGCTGA
- the asnS gene encoding asparagine--tRNA ligase yields the protein MVVRVTVAQVGRFEGQEVELAGWVYNRRSSGRIAFLLLRDGTGVIQCVLTRDGAGEQGLETFESLTQESSCRVWGVVRADRRAPGGYELDVTRLEPVHVAEDYPIKLKEHGVDFLMDHRHLWIRTPRQNAILRVRAAVMQAAAAVLAEEGFVRVDAPILTPSAPEGTTNLFETDYFGEKAYLSQSGQLYMEAACMALGKVYCLGPTFRAEQSKTRRHLLEFWMLEPEAAFFTHEDNVALQERLVRGIVLRVLEECPRELETLGRDPETLRREVEAPFARISYDDALRILDQRGLALPWGEDFGAPHETALSEHFGRPVFVERFPTRVKAFYMEPDPERPEVALCADLLAPEGYGEIIGGSQRISDLDLLLRRIDEHGLNRQALAWYIDLRRYGSVPHSGFGLGIERTVAWICGLEHVREAIPFPRLLNRLYP from the coding sequence ATGGTCGTGAGGGTCACCGTGGCCCAGGTGGGCCGGTTTGAAGGCCAGGAGGTGGAACTGGCCGGCTGGGTGTACAACCGCCGGTCCAGCGGGCGCATCGCCTTTCTGTTGCTGCGCGACGGCACGGGCGTCATCCAGTGTGTGCTCACCCGCGACGGGGCGGGGGAGCAGGGGCTGGAGACCTTCGAGTCCCTGACCCAGGAGTCGTCCTGCCGGGTGTGGGGCGTGGTGCGGGCCGACCGGCGGGCGCCAGGAGGGTACGAGCTGGATGTGACCCGCCTGGAGCCCGTGCACGTGGCGGAAGACTATCCCATCAAGCTCAAGGAACACGGTGTCGACTTCCTCATGGATCACCGCCACCTGTGGATCCGCACGCCGCGGCAGAATGCCATCCTTCGGGTGCGGGCGGCGGTGATGCAGGCGGCGGCCGCGGTGCTGGCTGAGGAGGGGTTCGTCCGGGTCGATGCGCCCATCCTGACCCCCTCGGCGCCTGAGGGGACCACCAACCTGTTCGAAACCGACTACTTCGGCGAGAAGGCTTACCTCTCCCAGAGCGGCCAGCTCTACATGGAGGCGGCCTGCATGGCGCTGGGCAAGGTGTACTGCCTGGGCCCCACCTTCCGGGCCGAGCAGTCCAAGACGCGCCGCCACCTGCTGGAGTTCTGGATGCTGGAGCCGGAGGCCGCCTTCTTTACCCACGAAGACAACGTGGCGCTGCAGGAGCGGCTGGTGCGGGGGATCGTGCTGCGCGTGCTGGAAGAGTGCCCTCGGGAACTGGAGACCCTGGGCCGTGACCCCGAGACCCTGCGCCGGGAGGTCGAGGCGCCTTTCGCCCGGATCAGCTACGACGACGCCCTGCGCATCCTGGACCAGCGGGGCCTGGCCCTGCCCTGGGGCGAGGACTTCGGCGCCCCGCATGAGACGGCGCTCAGCGAGCACTTCGGACGGCCCGTATTCGTCGAACGGTTTCCCACCCGGGTCAAGGCCTTCTACATGGAACCCGATCCGGAGCGGCCGGAGGTGGCCCTCTGCGCCGACCTGCTGGCCCCGGAGGGCTACGGGGAGATCATCGGCGGCAGCCAGCGCATCAGCGACCTGGACCTGTTGCTGCGCCGGATCGACGAGCACGGTTTGAACCGCCAGGCTCTGGCCTGGTACATCGACCTGCGCCGCTACGGTTCGGTTCCCCACTCCGGGTTTGGCCTGGGCATCGAGCGAACGGTGGCCTGGATCTGCGGCCTGGAGCACGTCCGCGAGGCCATTCCTTTCCCGCGCTTGCTCAACCGGCTCTATCCTTGA
- a CDS encoding helix-turn-helix domain-containing protein produces the protein MPAGGQRAAGHGGDGVTLEEIGRQLREARERKGLTLHDVQVATKIRRKYLEALERGDDSELPPEVYTRGFIRAYASLVDLDGMELARAYSQWKQGRGTAGGQEGEAGALEPAGVPGSRGEAPEPPDRPPAPAEAPRDASGRIQEGVREGRRPPAEAEPGGRRRPPSPPSAPPRRPAGDPEALTPPPLVTPGPRRRAAARGGGRGRGTGPRALAGTSRAPRPWGRWLAGLVALAAVVAVVLYIAGAPDTAENPRPPVSRSQPGQAPGGQPAAPGSDGGGAAAPGGGGAGPQAPAEPPATEPTAPQVMVRRDGNDVYYAIRLAEPGGGAPPAGGAGAPGAGPAGEGPQVTLTALDRVWVRVRDAGGQVVFEQLMQAGQRHEVPLGEGLVIRVGYPRGLALQLGDAELDVPDEQSPLNLHLEPAA, from the coding sequence TTGCCAGCGGGCGGACAGCGGGCGGCAGGGCACGGGGGTGATGGAGTGACCCTTGAGGAGATCGGGCGGCAGCTGCGGGAGGCCCGCGAGCGCAAGGGGTTGACCCTGCACGATGTGCAGGTGGCCACCAAGATCCGGCGCAAGTACCTGGAGGCGCTGGAACGGGGCGACGATTCGGAGTTGCCCCCGGAGGTGTACACCCGCGGATTCATCCGGGCCTACGCCAGCCTGGTCGACCTGGACGGGATGGAGCTGGCCCGGGCCTACAGCCAGTGGAAGCAGGGCCGGGGCACGGCCGGCGGCCAGGAAGGGGAGGCGGGAGCGCTGGAACCTGCCGGGGTGCCCGGAAGCCGGGGTGAAGCGCCGGAACCCCCAGACCGCCCGCCGGCGCCCGCCGAGGCCCCCCGCGATGCCTCCGGCCGCATCCAGGAAGGGGTCCGGGAAGGGCGCCGTCCCCCCGCGGAAGCGGAACCCGGCGGCCGCCGGCGGCCTCCATCGCCTCCCTCCGCGCCCCCCCGCCGGCCCGCTGGCGATCCTGAGGCCTTGACACCACCCCCGCTGGTGACACCCGGGCCCCGCCGGAGGGCGGCGGCCCGGGGAGGCGGGCGGGGAAGGGGGACCGGCCCGCGGGCGCTGGCGGGCACGTCCCGGGCACCGCGCCCGTGGGGACGGTGGCTGGCCGGCCTGGTGGCCCTGGCGGCCGTGGTGGCCGTGGTGCTGTACATCGCCGGTGCGCCCGACACGGCCGAGAACCCCCGGCCGCCGGTCAGCCGTAGCCAGCCGGGCCAGGCTCCGGGCGGGCAGCCGGCCGCTCCCGGCAGCGACGGCGGCGGAGCGGCGGCCCCTGGCGGCGGGGGGGCCGGGCCCCAGGCTCCGGCGGAACCCCCGGCTACCGAGCCGACCGCGCCCCAGGTCATGGTGCGCCGGGATGGGAACGACGTCTATTACGCCATCCGCCTGGCGGAACCCGGCGGCGGGGCCCCGCCGGCTGGGGGGGCCGGGGCACCCGGGGCCGGGCCCGCGGGGGAGGGGCCGCAGGTAACCCTGACGGCCCTGGACCGGGTCTGGGTCCGGGTGCGGGATGCCGGTGGCCAGGTGGTCTTCGAGCAGCTGATGCAGGCCGGGCAGCGACACGAGGTGCCGCTGGGTGAGGGCCTGGTGATCCGGGTGGGGTATCCCCGGGGGCTGGCCCTGCAACTGGGAGACGCGGAGCTGGACGTTCCCGACGAGCAGTCGCCTCTGAACCTGCACCTGGAGCCGGCCGCGTAG
- a CDS encoding D-alanyl-D-alanine carboxypeptidase family protein, whose amino-acid sequence MALLALLLVGAVSLPPGPARASSLWPGRPAVAPVEPEPALDAVAGEPGTAIRPVTVPVAGAGGSRPPRRAEVSYPLQGSPYPVPEGVAPLWRGVVAPPPATGAAAAVLMDQASGQVLFAHNPHQRRAPASTTKILTAIVALEFGNLDDVVTVSEHAAATEGSTMDLVAGERYSLRELLWGLMLESGNDAAVAIAEHIAGSEAAFARLMNETALRLGLRDTHFTNPHGLHDPAHFTTAYDLAVMTRYALANDYFARLVCQPEKVLCRGDGDWVRILSSTNRLLWYHEWIRGVKTGTTGAAGPCLVSSGELEGRRLIAVVLDSGDRWADSQALLEWGFEQFAPAQGGRAGDGVGQVAVARGRQPAVEARLAGDLTALVPPGLVPRVRRVLELARQVEAPVAAGQRLGTASLVLDGVPLARTAVVAAAGVDPAPWWRRWWPW is encoded by the coding sequence GTGGCCCTGCTTGCCCTGCTTCTGGTGGGAGCGGTGTCGCTTCCGCCCGGGCCGGCCCGGGCCTCCAGCCTGTGGCCGGGCCGGCCGGCCGTGGCTCCCGTGGAGCCCGAGCCGGCCCTGGACGCCGTGGCGGGCGAACCCGGTACGGCGATCCGGCCCGTCACCGTGCCGGTTGCAGGTGCGGGCGGGAGCCGGCCCCCCCGGCGGGCGGAGGTCTCCTACCCGCTGCAAGGGTCGCCCTACCCGGTGCCGGAGGGCGTGGCACCCCTGTGGCGCGGGGTGGTGGCGCCGCCGCCGGCCACCGGCGCGGCGGCTGCCGTGCTGATGGATCAAGCCAGCGGCCAGGTCCTCTTCGCCCACAACCCCCACCAGCGCCGGGCGCCGGCCAGCACCACCAAGATCCTCACCGCCATCGTGGCCCTGGAGTTCGGCAACCTGGACGACGTGGTCACGGTGAGCGAGCACGCCGCCGCCACGGAAGGGTCGACCATGGACCTTGTGGCCGGCGAGCGGTACAGCCTGCGGGAACTGCTGTGGGGTTTGATGCTGGAGTCCGGCAACGACGCCGCGGTGGCCATTGCGGAGCACATCGCGGGCAGCGAGGCGGCCTTTGCCCGCCTGATGAACGAGACGGCCCTGCGGCTCGGCCTGCGGGACACCCACTTCACGAACCCCCACGGCCTCCACGACCCGGCCCACTTCACCACCGCCTACGACCTGGCCGTGATGACGCGCTACGCGCTGGCCAACGACTACTTCGCCCGCCTGGTCTGCCAGCCGGAGAAGGTCCTCTGCCGCGGCGACGGTGACTGGGTCCGCATCCTTTCGTCGACCAACCGGCTGCTCTGGTATCACGAGTGGATCCGCGGGGTGAAGACCGGGACAACCGGCGCGGCCGGGCCGTGCCTGGTCAGCTCGGGGGAGCTGGAGGGGCGTCGCCTGATCGCCGTCGTGCTGGATTCGGGGGATCGCTGGGCGGACAGCCAGGCCCTGCTGGAGTGGGGGTTTGAACAGTTTGCACCGGCCCAGGGCGGCCGCGCCGGCGACGGGGTGGGGCAGGTGGCCGTGGCGCGCGGGCGCCAGCCGGCGGTGGAAGCCCGCCTGGCGGGCGACCTGACGGCCCTGGTGCCGCCGGGGCTTGTGCCCCGGGTCCGGCGGGTCCTTGAGCTGGCCCGGCAGGTGGAAGCGCCCGTGGCGGCCGGGCAACGCCTGGGCACTGCGTCCCTGGTTCTCGACGGGGTGCCCCTGGCCCGTACCGCGGTGGTGGCGGCTGCCGGTGTGGACCCTGCGCCGTGGTGGCGCCGCTGGTGGCCCTGGTAA
- a CDS encoding polysaccharide deacetylase family protein has product MFITLGRSGRAWLLFLAGLATVLGLARLTLPWERPPLDGMDAGPGRPVAAPAGGERAAVTRGPEEGRQVALTFDVLEGERVVVQVLDALAWRRTPATFFVTGLWARAHPDLVRQMVAAGHEVALRQPPRPGAGAGLEGGPSGPGPGRGSGRPGPAGGGPDPGLYEEATRLARLSGQPVRYVRPAQVGLVEPAGAPGPGGGPAGRPPQGVRPVLWSLDLQDWMNPGTDYIVYRAGQARPGDILLLQASDFARQTPRALPRVLDQLAQLGLRPVTLSTLLGEGDAATP; this is encoded by the coding sequence GTGTTCATCACCCTGGGCCGTTCAGGCCGCGCGTGGCTCCTTTTCCTGGCGGGTCTGGCGACGGTCCTGGGACTGGCGCGGCTTACCCTTCCCTGGGAACGGCCACCCCTGGACGGCATGGACGCAGGTCCGGGCCGGCCCGTGGCGGCTCCCGCCGGCGGGGAGAGGGCGGCCGTCACCCGGGGTCCGGAGGAGGGACGGCAGGTGGCCCTCACCTTCGACGTGCTGGAGGGCGAGAGGGTGGTCGTGCAGGTGCTGGACGCCCTGGCCTGGCGGCGCACCCCGGCGACCTTTTTCGTCACCGGCCTGTGGGCACGGGCGCATCCCGACCTGGTGCGGCAGATGGTGGCGGCCGGTCACGAGGTGGCGCTGCGCCAGCCGCCCCGGCCCGGGGCAGGGGCGGGTCTGGAGGGTGGGCCGTCCGGACCGGGCCCCGGCCGGGGCAGCGGCCGCCCCGGACCGGCAGGGGGCGGCCCCGATCCTGGGCTGTACGAAGAAGCGACCCGGCTGGCCCGGCTCTCTGGGCAGCCCGTCCGCTACGTGCGACCGGCACAGGTGGGGCTGGTGGAGCCGGCCGGCGCTCCCGGCCCTGGCGGCGGGCCCGCCGGCAGGCCCCCGCAGGGGGTGCGGCCGGTGCTCTGGAGTCTTGACCTGCAGGACTGGATGAACCCCGGCACCGACTACATCGTCTACCGGGCCGGGCAGGCCCGCCCCGGGGACATCCTGCTGCTTCAGGCCAGCGATTTTGCCCGCCAGACGCCACGGGCGCTGCCCCGGGTCCTGGACCAGCTGGCCCAGCTAGGCCTCCGGCCGGTGACCCTGAGCACGCTGCTGGGGGAGGGCGACGCCGCGACGCCCTGA
- a CDS encoding ribonuclease H-like domain-containing protein — MSRLEQLRALRAAGRLVLKAQPQAAPADAGEGADAEEGPADGAAGGRRAAEGGGAAGPAGTGGTGDPQQAGRPAGSGPADPGAGGRPAAPAGGRTRDLDGGRTSCREAPDPPPGSGGPAPEAAGLQPIEDGNGAVWRWQVVYPAHHRHGHGHPAAWFADLGRSLEVLAAVAGPAGRRQAAPPGPGQLLFLDLETTGLAVAAGHRPFLAGLAWFGPAPAAADGGEPSPAAYRAGREGRAGAAAAAPRRPDPVPAGGTPAAAGYALYLEQYLVPDLEPGTEAAWLAALARRVEERPWLVTFNGRGFDWPMLETRWQWHRRPAPPLKAHFDLLYPARRLWAGPGSRVNLRALEHRLLGFLRTGDIPGAEIPGRYGQFLRGGGPVDLLAPVLRHNRLDLLSLVGLAAWIGGWLAVGAATLERWDEALAGGREWERVDTATATTWYERALALAPSRAAVTAVARRLVPLYRRQRRLAEAVALLAGLCDPQHPLAPLDPWVDLAELWLRLRDLPQAARYLAQAERLWQRRQRLWRGASGPSRPGLPAGPLGHRLERLRQQLAAGGQVQARAL; from the coding sequence GTGAGCCGGCTGGAGCAGTTGCGGGCCCTGCGGGCCGCGGGCCGGCTGGTGCTGAAGGCCCAGCCCCAGGCTGCGCCCGCGGACGCGGGAGAGGGAGCGGACGCGGAGGAAGGGCCGGCAGACGGCGCGGCCGGCGGGCGGCGGGCTGCCGAAGGGGGCGGTGCCGCCGGCCCGGCCGGGACCGGCGGCACGGGCGACCCGCAGCAAGCCGGCCGCCCCGCCGGGAGTGGGCCAGCCGATCCCGGCGCCGGTGGCCGTCCGGCGGCGCCGGCCGGCGGCCGCACCAGGGACCTGGACGGCGGCAGGACAAGCTGCCGGGAGGCGCCGGATCCTCCGCCTGGATCTGGCGGCCCCGCTCCCGAGGCGGCCGGCCTGCAGCCCATCGAGGACGGGAACGGCGCGGTCTGGCGCTGGCAGGTGGTGTACCCGGCCCACCACCGCCACGGCCACGGTCATCCCGCGGCATGGTTTGCGGACCTTGGCCGGTCCCTGGAGGTGCTGGCCGCCGTGGCGGGCCCCGCCGGGCGGCGCCAGGCCGCCCCTCCCGGTCCCGGCCAGCTGCTGTTCCTGGACCTGGAGACCACGGGCCTTGCCGTGGCCGCCGGCCACCGGCCCTTCCTGGCCGGGCTGGCCTGGTTTGGTCCGGCCCCGGCCGCCGCGGACGGCGGCGAACCTTCGCCGGCGGCGTACCGGGCCGGCCGCGAAGGACGGGCCGGGGCAGCCGCCGCGGCCCCCCGCCGCCCGGACCCGGTGCCCGCCGGCGGCACCCCGGCCGCGGCCGGTTACGCCCTCTACCTCGAGCAGTACCTGGTCCCCGACCTGGAGCCGGGGACGGAGGCGGCATGGCTGGCTGCCCTGGCCCGCCGGGTGGAGGAACGGCCCTGGCTGGTCACCTTCAACGGCCGGGGTTTCGACTGGCCCATGCTGGAGACCCGGTGGCAATGGCACCGCCGCCCGGCTCCGCCCCTCAAGGCCCACTTCGACCTGCTCTACCCCGCTCGCCGCCTGTGGGCCGGCCCGGGCTCCCGGGTCAACCTGCGGGCCCTGGAGCACCGCCTGCTGGGCTTCCTCCGCACGGGCGACATCCCGGGGGCCGAGATTCCCGGGCGGTACGGCCAGTTCTTGCGGGGCGGCGGCCCCGTGGACCTGCTCGCCCCCGTCCTCCGGCATAACCGGCTGGACCTGCTGTCCCTGGTGGGTCTAGCGGCCTGGATCGGCGGCTGGCTCGCGGTGGGAGCCGCCACGCTGGAGCGGTGGGACGAGGCCCTGGCCGGGGGCCGGGAGTGGGAGCGGGTCGATACGGCCACGGCCACGACCTGGTACGAACGTGCCCTGGCCCTGGCCCCCAGCCGGGCGGCCGTGACGGCCGTCGCGCGGCGGCTGGTACCCCTCTACCGGCGCCAGCGCCGCCTGGCCGAGGCCGTGGCCCTGCTGGCCGGCCTCTGCGACCCGCAGCACCCGCTGGCTCCGCTCGACCCCTGGGTCGACCTGGCGGAGCTCTGGCTGCGGTTGCGGGACCTCCCCCAGGCGGCCCGGTACCTGGCCCAGGCGGAGCGGCTCTGGCAACGGCGGCAACGCTTGTGGCGGGGAGCCTCCGGCCCCTCCCGCCCCGGCCTGCCCGCGGGCCCCCTGGGTCACCGGCTGGAACGGCTGCGGCAGCAGCTGGCCGCCGGCGGTCAGGTCCAGGCGCGGGCCCTCTGA
- a CDS encoding DEAD/DEAH box helicase: protein MPLNLSQVLDQLRTDPAWVAGIQAWEVEPACPGRFAPPPEALDPRLVDWLDRRGIAQLYSHQAEAVAASLAGEDVVVVTPTASGKTLCYTLPVLQRMLERPSARALFLFPTKALAQDQYAALQEAIDQLGLDLKAYTYDGDTPEAARRAIRAAGQVVITNPDMLHAGILPYHTRWVNLFENLEYVVVDELHHYRGVFGSHVANVLRRLFRVCAFYGSRPRIIACSATIGNPGDHATRLLGRPVRVIGESGAPRGERHVIVYNPPVVNAQLGIRRSVLQEARRWAERFLKNGIATIVFTRSRLSVEVLLTYLRRAMGEQGHRVRGYRGGYLPNQRREIERGLRSGEVLGVVATSALELGIDIGSLQAAVLAGYPGSVASFWQQAGRAGRRHGGAVAVLVASSSPLDQYIARHPRFLLDQPVEAAFIHPDNLYILVSHIQCAAFELPFRAGERFGDQPVDDVLTFLEEQGLVHRAGDRWHWISDTFPAHEISLRSAAEDNVVIIDTSRGARVIGEVDRFSAPLLVHEQAIYIHEGQQYQVERLDFAENKAYVRPVQVDYYTDAHLAVDLKVLDTFASRPAPGGTAARGEVAVIARATLFKKIKLFTHENVGWGRIHLPELEMHTTACWLALEDEPTGLDPAALQAGLQGIAHLLGHLAPLYLLCDRRDLGTVAQLRSPFTGRPTLFLYDSYPGGVGLADKAYDILPLLWQAALEAVDACPCQGGCPACVGPETESGPGAKAAARRLLARLAGEAVRP from the coding sequence GTGCCCTTGAACCTGAGCCAGGTGCTGGACCAGCTGCGCACTGACCCCGCCTGGGTCGCGGGGATCCAGGCCTGGGAGGTGGAACCGGCCTGCCCGGGCCGCTTCGCACCGCCGCCGGAGGCCCTGGACCCGCGGCTGGTGGACTGGCTGGACCGGCGTGGGATCGCGCAGCTCTACAGCCACCAGGCAGAAGCCGTCGCCGCCAGCCTGGCCGGCGAGGACGTGGTCGTGGTGACGCCCACCGCCTCCGGCAAGACCCTGTGCTACACCCTGCCCGTGCTCCAGCGCATGCTGGAACGGCCGTCAGCCCGGGCGCTGTTCCTGTTCCCCACCAAGGCCCTGGCCCAGGACCAGTATGCGGCCCTGCAGGAGGCCATCGACCAGCTGGGCCTCGACCTCAAGGCCTACACCTACGACGGCGACACGCCCGAAGCGGCGCGGCGCGCCATCCGGGCTGCGGGGCAGGTGGTGATCACCAACCCGGACATGCTGCACGCGGGCATCCTTCCTTACCATACACGCTGGGTCAACCTCTTTGAGAACCTGGAGTACGTGGTGGTGGACGAGCTCCACCATTACCGCGGCGTGTTCGGCAGCCACGTGGCCAACGTGCTGCGCCGGCTCTTCCGCGTCTGCGCCTTCTACGGCTCCCGGCCGCGGATCATCGCCTGCTCGGCCACCATCGGGAACCCCGGCGACCACGCCACCCGGCTCTTGGGGCGGCCGGTCCGGGTGATCGGCGAAAGCGGCGCCCCCCGCGGGGAGCGGCACGTGATCGTGTACAACCCGCCGGTGGTCAACGCCCAGCTGGGCATCCGGCGCAGCGTGCTGCAGGAAGCGCGCCGCTGGGCCGAGCGGTTTCTGAAGAACGGCATCGCCACCATCGTGTTCACCCGCAGCCGGCTGTCGGTGGAGGTGCTGCTCACCTACCTGCGCCGGGCCATGGGCGAGCAGGGCCACCGGGTGCGGGGCTACCGCGGCGGCTACCTGCCCAACCAGCGGCGGGAGATCGAGCGGGGGCTGCGCTCGGGGGAGGTGCTGGGGGTGGTGGCCACCAGCGCCCTGGAGCTGGGCATCGACATCGGGTCCCTGCAGGCGGCGGTCCTGGCGGGCTACCCCGGCAGCGTGGCCAGCTTCTGGCAGCAGGCGGGGCGCGCCGGCCGGCGGCACGGCGGGGCGGTGGCGGTGCTGGTGGCCTCCTCCAGCCCCCTGGACCAGTACATCGCCCGCCACCCGCGCTTCCTGCTGGACCAGCCCGTGGAGGCGGCGTTCATCCATCCCGACAACCTTTACATCCTGGTCAGCCACATCCAGTGCGCGGCCTTCGAGCTGCCGTTCCGGGCGGGCGAGCGCTTCGGCGACCAGCCCGTGGACGACGTCCTGACCTTCCTGGAAGAGCAGGGATTGGTCCACCGGGCGGGCGACCGCTGGCACTGGATCAGCGACACCTTCCCCGCCCACGAGATCAGCCTGCGCTCGGCGGCGGAGGATAATGTGGTGATCATCGACACCAGCCGGGGAGCCCGGGTCATCGGGGAGGTCGACCGCTTCTCGGCGCCCCTGCTGGTCCACGAGCAGGCCATCTACATCCACGAGGGGCAGCAGTACCAGGTGGAGCGCCTGGACTTCGCCGAAAACAAGGCCTACGTCCGGCCCGTCCAGGTCGACTACTACACCGATGCCCACCTGGCCGTCGACCTCAAGGTGCTGGACACCTTCGCCAGCCGCCCGGCTCCCGGCGGGACCGCCGCCCGGGGGGAGGTGGCCGTCATCGCCCGGGCCACCCTGTTCAAGAAGATCAAGCTCTTCACCCACGAGAACGTGGGCTGGGGCCGGATCCACCTGCCGGAGCTGGAGATGCACACCACCGCCTGCTGGCTGGCCCTGGAGGACGAACCGACCGGCCTGGATCCGGCCGCCCTGCAGGCCGGCCTGCAGGGCATCGCCCACCTGCTGGGTCACCTGGCGCCCCTTTACCTGCTCTGCGACCGGCGCGACCTGGGCACCGTGGCCCAGCTGCGCTCGCCCTTCACCGGCCGCCCCACCCTGTTCCTCTACGATAGCTATCCCGGCGGGGTCGGCCTGGCCGACAAGGCGTATGACATCCTGCCCCTGCTCTGGCAAGCGGCCCTGGAGGCCGTGGACGCCTGCCCCTGCCAGGGAGGCTGCCCCGCCTGCGTGGGGCCGGAGACCGAGAGCGGGCCGGGCGCCAAGGCCGCGGCCCGCCGGCTGCTGGCCCGCCTGGCCGGGGAGGCGGTGCGGCCGTGA